A single Anopheles funestus chromosome 2RL, idAnoFuneDA-416_04, whole genome shotgun sequence DNA region contains:
- the LOC125761984 gene encoding uncharacterized protein LOC125761984: MSRSNFARSQSKVWFGNEPDCVPYGGFRPYGYQLHSGPMSRPSYPAFDDLEEEDELIEEQATNAKNITNSTSWAETNRQGSPASHKSQDSGFSDTETSLNAGRGSLAKRGNINDSQSSSAEKLTPKRSVNEELFARSPSLNSSAPTPPTVIRRPAPLPVCEIDGATATAGRRLSYGDLTETQGSESPRSVSLKRGRVITKNSRVKRNLSEQLSNSGEEMISLDSSELSNILNRTIHDEGAEPVSESDANNNAVKGDAVELPKYSELYPTRGTSTPIRGQAKLYRSLPISPGQRAPPVRPIVAPSGTDNFYEEPTNTTSSTVSDHGLYYTIYDNPLLNGHQPAVQGWLDGLRFSCQSEVMSILQTKSIATEAGRSLKLTSTVAVKILRHLQGKVATLQGTFERVEKMFAAIRKYQTQQDKDGEYEEDEEDEKEIYQKVAPFVHGLATDIDAFLRKQQGTDYFGREASEREDRRKFAENARALADMLGDLRAATSSTDTFDYRSVEEEIQIVKRYFLITVRLIFKHLVRVIVDAVEGARCELILRSNLSYVASLSNLDYGGLASLNDAFIANGTVRVLLLVCVESKLSTVRALALRALATVCSTTETIRQLERADGLEVLRDILAAGDTDRTEPELREAVSVLTQISAPWHGEEHRLEGLKQYVHAIVEAITEIIEKTNCCQTLLLCSASLNNMTRIEPTAVYSVMSQDAVDKLRMATEQRGPGASIFLYEQFTSTLYNMSANWKCHHHLANRSLLTFVVTVLSQKFHEQLPSGVESEAQRKTIRNILHVLSRLLSGGSLSSGPSLELIETTIGPVLARIERTLDGRSEHYQDISYVSRRCSESLTTRPQPQHPKDVADEGVQRPAPVAPHITRLTIHRDPVNGPVMVLDKNRQESYV, from the exons ATGTCACGTTCCAACTTTGCGCGCTCTCAAAGCAAAGTTTGGTTTGGCAATGAACCGGACTGCGTACCGTACGGGGGATTCCGGCCTTACGGATACCAGCTTCACAGTGGACCAATGTCGCGACCCTCATATCCCGCCTTCGACGATctcgaggaggaggacgagcTGATCGAGGAACAGGCAACGAACGCGAAAAACATCACCAATTCTACCAGCTGGGCTGAAACAAACCGCCAGGGAAGCCCGGCCAGTCACAAAAGTCAA GACTCGGGGTTTTCGGACACGGAAACGTCCCTTAATGCGGGCCGTGGCAGCCTGGCGAAACGAGGCAACATAAATGATAGCCAGTCGTCTTCCGCTGAAAAGCTTACACCAAAGAGAAGCGTCAATGAGGAATTGTTTGCACGGTCACCTTCACTGAACAGCAGTGCACCGACACCTCCAACAGTCATCCGGAGGCCTGCACCGTTGCCGGTTTGTGAGATTGATGGGGCTACGGCTACGGCAGGACGTCGTCTATCGTACGGTGATCTAACCGAAACGCAAGGATCTGAAAGTCCTCGGAGCGTGTCCTTGAAGAGGGGACGTGTTATTACGAAAAACAGCCGAGTAAAGCGCAATCTCAGTGAGCAGTTGAGTAATTCTGGCGAGGAGATGATCTCATTGGATAGCAGTGAGCTGTCGAATATTCTTAATCGAACGATACACGACGAAGGTGCGGAACCTGTGTCCGAATCGGATGCAAATAACAATGCTGTCAAGGGCGATGCTGTAGAGCTACCAAAGTATTCCGAACTTTATCCGACCCGCGGTACGTCGACACCCATTCGTGGACAGGCGAAACTATATCGATCGTTACCAATTTCTCCGGGTCAGCGGGCACCACCGGTACGACCGATTGTGGCACCTTCGGGGACGGATAATTTCTACGAAGAACCCACCAACACCACTTCCAGCACCGTGAGTGATCATGGGCTGTACTACACGATCTACGACAATCCGCTACTTAATGGACATCAGCCAGCTGTTCAAGGGTGGCTCGATGGATTACGGTTCTCGTGCCAAAGTGAGGTGATGTCGATACTGCAAACCAAATCCATAGCGACCGAAGCGGGACGATCGCTAAAACTTACGTCAACGGTGGCGGTAAAGATATTGCGCCATTTGCAGGGCAAAGTGGCCACACTGCAGGGTACGTTCGAGCGGGTGGAGAAAATGTTTGCCGCCATCAGGAAGTACCAAACGCAGCAGGATAAGGATGGGGAATATGAAGAGGACGAAGAGGACGAAAAGGAGATCTACCAGAAGGTGGCTCCTTTCGTGCATGGACTTGCGACCGATATTGATGCGTTCTTGCGCAAACAGCAAGGTACGGATTATTTCGGGCGTGAAGCTTCCGAACGTGAAGATCGTAGGAAGTTTGCCGAGAATGCCCGCGCACTGGCGGATATGTTGGGAGATTTGCGAGCAGCTACTTCAAGTACGGACACGTTCGATTACCGGTCCGTAGAGGAGGAGATACAGATCGTGAAGCGGTACTTCCTCATTACGGTGCGACTGATCTTCAAACATCTGGTGCGAGTCATCGTAGATGCAGTAGAAGGTGCACGGTGTGAATTGATTCTACGCTCCAATCTCAGCTACGTCGCAAGTCTCTCCAATTTGGACTACGGTGGGCTAGCGTCACTGAACGATGCGTTCATAGCGAATGGTACGGttcgtgtgttgctgctggtgtgcGTTGAATCGAAGCTTTCAACTGTACGTGCACTTGCCCTGCGGGCATTGGCGACCGTCTGTTCGACGACGGAAACAATCCGCCAGCTGGAACGTGCCGATGGTTTGGAGGTACTGCGGGACATCCTAGCAGCGGGTGATACGGATCGGACCGAACCGGAACTTCGGGAGGCAGTGTCGGTGTTGACGCAGATTAGCGCACCCTGGCACGGTGAGGAGCATCGGCTCGAGGGACTGAAACAGTACGTCCATGCCATCGTCGAAGCAATCACCG AGATCATCGAGAAGACAAACTGCTGCCAAACGTTGCTGCTCTGTTCGGCCAGCCTGAACAACATGACGCGCATTGAACCGACGGCAGTATACTCGGTGATGTCACAGGATGCGGTCGACAAGCTGAGAATGGCGACCGAACAGCGTGGCCCCGGTGCATCAATCTTTCTCTAC GAACAATTCACCTCGACACTGTACAACATGTCGGCTAACTGGAAGTGCCATCATCATCTCGCCAACCGGTCCCTGCTCACCTTCGTGGTCACGGTGCTCAGTCAAAAGTTCCACGAACAGCTGCCGAGCGGCGTAGAGTCGGAGGCACAGCGCAAGACGATACGCAACATCCTTCACGTGCTGTCGCGGTTACTGTCCGGTGGAAGCCTATCGTCTGGCCCGTCACTCGAACTAATCGAGACAACGATTGGCCCCGTGTTGGCACGCATCGAACGAACGCTGGACGGGAGAAGTGAACATTATCAGGACATTTCGTACGTCAGTCGACGGTGTAGCGAAAGTCTTACGACACGGCCTCAACCACAACACCCGAAGGATGTCGCAGATGAAGGAGTGCAAAGGCCCGCTCCCGTAGCGCCTCACATTACCCGCCTTACCATCCATCGAGATCCGGTGAATGGGCCGGTGATGGTACTGGACAAAAACCGACAGGAAAGCTACGTCTGA
- the LOC125761993 gene encoding trissin receptor isoform X3 yields MLDFPNGTTTTSSVGVMNFLSSSAAFLEELGAANGGGLLLAAGNSSPVGGNVSTLGNYSTVINSSSSPATMLALGSANGSVAPLLTTALLNVNGTGLKFPDGSNLTHSFPNFVHKEFIFDRTDVRVIFITLYSLVFCCCFFGNLLVILVVTLSRRLRSITNFFLANLAVADLCVGVFCVMQNLTIYLIESWVFGDFLCKMYQFVHSLSYTASIFILVVICMERYFAIIHPITCKQILTSRRLRLVIVAVWITSAVYSIPKFIFVRTITNNLGDDQLETICIVNRKMFNSELFDIINFALLYLLPLLVMTVLYSRIAIALWKSSRGLERHIALQNTTSSSYSSNFHRKPSSKYDKRTTGVTESQVSVESDKVVVTTWPAQNSFHQRHGTQLTQVSHSSNNVLRARRGVIRMLMVVVLTFALCNLPFHARKMWQYWSTDYKGDSNFNALFTPLTFLVTYFNSGVNPLLYAFLSRNFRKGMRELLLCSFKKNKNKSLNQRIPLHDFPNDATT; encoded by the exons ATGCTAGACTTTCCCAAcgggaccaccaccaccagttcCGTCGGTGTGATGAATTTCCTCAGCTCCAGTGCAGCCTTTCTCGAGGAGCTGGGTGCGGCCAACGGTGGTGGATTGTTGCTAGCGGCTGGGAATTCTTCACCTGTCGGTGGAAACGTCTCCACACTGGGCAACTACTCTACGGTGATTAATTCCTCCTCGTCACCCGCGACTATGCTTGCGTTAGGTAGTGCAAACGGTTCGGTTGCACCTCTGCTCACTACGGCTCTGCTAAACGTGAACGGGACAGGGTTGAAGTTTCCCGATGGTAGCAATCTGACACACTCCTTTCCCAACTTTGTCCACAAGGAGTTCATATTCGATCGAACGGACGTGCGGGTCATATTCATAACGCTCTACTCGctggtgttttgttgctgctttttcG GAAATCTGCTCGTGATTCTAGTGGTGACGCTCTCCAGAAGGTTACGTTCAATAACGAATTTCTTCCTCGCGAACCTAGCCGTAGCCGACCTATGCGTGGGGGTGTTCTGTGTGATGCAGAACCTTACTATCTACTTGATCGAAAG TTGGGTGTTTGGAGACTTTCTCTGCAAGATGTACCAGTTCGTACATTCGCTCAGCTACACCGCCTCGATATTCATCCTGGTCGTCATCTGTATGGAGCGCTACTTTGCCATCATTCATCCGATCACGTGCAAGCAGATCCTCACATCACGCCGGCTAAGG CTGGTCATCGTGGCCGTTTGGATAACGTCCGCCGTCTATTCCATCCCCAAGTTTATCTTCGTACGCACCATCACGAACAACCTCGGCGATGACCAGCTGGAAACGATCTGTATCGTCAACCGGAAAATGTTCAACTCCGAGCTGTTCGACATCATCAACTTTGCTCTGCTGTACCTACTTCCGCTTCTAGTTATGACG gTGCTGTACAGCCGAATAGCGATAGCACTGTGGAAAAGCTCACGAGGGCTGGAGCGTCACATTGCGCTGCAAAATACAACCTCGTCCAGCTACTCGAGCAATTTCCACCGGAAGCCAAGTAGCAAGTACGACAAGCGTACCACAGGTGTTACCGAAAGCCAG GTATCGGTAGAGTCGGATAAGGTGGTGGTGACTACCTGGCCAGCACAGAACAGCTTCCACCAGCGGCACGGTACGCAGCTGACGCAGGTGTCCCACTCGTCCAACAACGTGCTGCGTGCGCGCCGCGGCGTTATTCGCATGCTAATGGTAGTGGTGCTCACCTTTGCCCTCTGTAACCTACCATTTCATGCACGGAAAATGTGGCAATACTG GTCCACCGACTACAAGGGTGACTCCAACTTTAATGCACTGTTTACCCCTCTCACCTTTCTGGTGACGTACTTTAACTCTGGTGTCAATCCACTCTTGTACGCCTTCTTAAGCCGCAACTTTCGTAAAGGCATGCGCGAATTGTTGTTGTGTTCCTtcaagaagaacaaaaacaaatcgctCAACCAGCGTATCCCGCTACAC GATTTCCCCAATGATGCCACGACCTGA
- the LOC125761993 gene encoding trissin receptor isoform X2, producing the protein MLDFPNGTTTTSSVGVMNFLSSSAAFLEELGAANGGGLLLAAGNSSPVGGNVSTLGNYSTVINSSSSPATMLALGSANGSVAPLLTTALLNVNGTGLKFPDGSNLTHSFPNFVHKEFIFDRTDVRVIFITLYSLVFCCCFFGNLLVILVVTLSRRLRSITNFFLANLAVADLCVGVFCVMQNLTIYLIESWVFGDFLCKMYQFVHSLSYTASIFILVVICMERYFAIIHPITCKQILTSRRLRLVIVAVWITSAVYSIPKFIFVRTITNNLGDDQLETICIVNRKMFNSELFDIINFALLYLLPLLVMTVLYSRIAIALWKSSRGLERHIALQNTTSSSYSSNFHRKPSSKYDKRTTGVTESQVSVESDKVVVTTWPAQNSFHQRHGTQLTQVSHSSNNVLRARRGVIRMLMVVVLTFALCNLPFHARKMWQYWSTDYKGDSNFNALFTPLTFLVTYFNSGVNPLLYAFLSRNFRKGMRELLLCSFKKNKNKSLNQRIPLHNHSLPTDSTHVGFPQ; encoded by the exons ATGCTAGACTTTCCCAAcgggaccaccaccaccagttcCGTCGGTGTGATGAATTTCCTCAGCTCCAGTGCAGCCTTTCTCGAGGAGCTGGGTGCGGCCAACGGTGGTGGATTGTTGCTAGCGGCTGGGAATTCTTCACCTGTCGGTGGAAACGTCTCCACACTGGGCAACTACTCTACGGTGATTAATTCCTCCTCGTCACCCGCGACTATGCTTGCGTTAGGTAGTGCAAACGGTTCGGTTGCACCTCTGCTCACTACGGCTCTGCTAAACGTGAACGGGACAGGGTTGAAGTTTCCCGATGGTAGCAATCTGACACACTCCTTTCCCAACTTTGTCCACAAGGAGTTCATATTCGATCGAACGGACGTGCGGGTCATATTCATAACGCTCTACTCGctggtgttttgttgctgctttttcG GAAATCTGCTCGTGATTCTAGTGGTGACGCTCTCCAGAAGGTTACGTTCAATAACGAATTTCTTCCTCGCGAACCTAGCCGTAGCCGACCTATGCGTGGGGGTGTTCTGTGTGATGCAGAACCTTACTATCTACTTGATCGAAAG TTGGGTGTTTGGAGACTTTCTCTGCAAGATGTACCAGTTCGTACATTCGCTCAGCTACACCGCCTCGATATTCATCCTGGTCGTCATCTGTATGGAGCGCTACTTTGCCATCATTCATCCGATCACGTGCAAGCAGATCCTCACATCACGCCGGCTAAGG CTGGTCATCGTGGCCGTTTGGATAACGTCCGCCGTCTATTCCATCCCCAAGTTTATCTTCGTACGCACCATCACGAACAACCTCGGCGATGACCAGCTGGAAACGATCTGTATCGTCAACCGGAAAATGTTCAACTCCGAGCTGTTCGACATCATCAACTTTGCTCTGCTGTACCTACTTCCGCTTCTAGTTATGACG gTGCTGTACAGCCGAATAGCGATAGCACTGTGGAAAAGCTCACGAGGGCTGGAGCGTCACATTGCGCTGCAAAATACAACCTCGTCCAGCTACTCGAGCAATTTCCACCGGAAGCCAAGTAGCAAGTACGACAAGCGTACCACAGGTGTTACCGAAAGCCAG GTATCGGTAGAGTCGGATAAGGTGGTGGTGACTACCTGGCCAGCACAGAACAGCTTCCACCAGCGGCACGGTACGCAGCTGACGCAGGTGTCCCACTCGTCCAACAACGTGCTGCGTGCGCGCCGCGGCGTTATTCGCATGCTAATGGTAGTGGTGCTCACCTTTGCCCTCTGTAACCTACCATTTCATGCACGGAAAATGTGGCAATACTG GTCCACCGACTACAAGGGTGACTCCAACTTTAATGCACTGTTTACCCCTCTCACCTTTCTGGTGACGTACTTTAACTCTGGTGTCAATCCACTCTTGTACGCCTTCTTAAGCCGCAACTTTCGTAAAGGCATGCGCGAATTGTTGTTGTGTTCCTtcaagaagaacaaaaacaaatcgctCAACCAGCGTATCCCGCTACAC AATCATTCCTTACCGACCGATTCGACCCATGTAGGATTTCCCCAATGA
- the LOC125761993 gene encoding trissin receptor isoform X1 — MLDFPNGTTTTSSVGVMNFLSSSAAFLEELGAANGGGLLLAAGNSSPVGGNVSTLGNYSTVINSSSSPATMLALGSANGSVAPLLTTALLNVNGTGLKFPDGSNLTHSFPNFVHKEFIFDRTDVRVIFITLYSLVFCCCFFGNLLVILVVTLSRRLRSITNFFLANLAVADLCVGVFCVMQNLTIYLIESWVFGDFLCKMYQFVHSLSYTASIFILVVICMERYFAIIHPITCKQILTSRRLRLVIVAVWITSAVYSIPKFIFVRTITNNLGDDQLETICIVNRKMFNSELFDIINFALLYLLPLLVMTVLYSRIAIALWKSSRGLERHIALQNTTSSSYSSNFHRKPSSKYDKRTTGVTESQVSVESDKVVVTTWPAQNSFHQRHGTQLTQVSHSSNNVLRARRGVIRMLMVVVLTFALCNLPFHARKMWQYWSTDYKGDSNFNALFTPLTFLVTYFNSGVNPLLYAFLSRNFRKGMRELLLCSFKKNKNKSLNQRIPLHRPRSILVLLRHAMLCWATDKPTVSLTTHCPSPTTRSLDGVDERML; from the exons ATGCTAGACTTTCCCAAcgggaccaccaccaccagttcCGTCGGTGTGATGAATTTCCTCAGCTCCAGTGCAGCCTTTCTCGAGGAGCTGGGTGCGGCCAACGGTGGTGGATTGTTGCTAGCGGCTGGGAATTCTTCACCTGTCGGTGGAAACGTCTCCACACTGGGCAACTACTCTACGGTGATTAATTCCTCCTCGTCACCCGCGACTATGCTTGCGTTAGGTAGTGCAAACGGTTCGGTTGCACCTCTGCTCACTACGGCTCTGCTAAACGTGAACGGGACAGGGTTGAAGTTTCCCGATGGTAGCAATCTGACACACTCCTTTCCCAACTTTGTCCACAAGGAGTTCATATTCGATCGAACGGACGTGCGGGTCATATTCATAACGCTCTACTCGctggtgttttgttgctgctttttcG GAAATCTGCTCGTGATTCTAGTGGTGACGCTCTCCAGAAGGTTACGTTCAATAACGAATTTCTTCCTCGCGAACCTAGCCGTAGCCGACCTATGCGTGGGGGTGTTCTGTGTGATGCAGAACCTTACTATCTACTTGATCGAAAG TTGGGTGTTTGGAGACTTTCTCTGCAAGATGTACCAGTTCGTACATTCGCTCAGCTACACCGCCTCGATATTCATCCTGGTCGTCATCTGTATGGAGCGCTACTTTGCCATCATTCATCCGATCACGTGCAAGCAGATCCTCACATCACGCCGGCTAAGG CTGGTCATCGTGGCCGTTTGGATAACGTCCGCCGTCTATTCCATCCCCAAGTTTATCTTCGTACGCACCATCACGAACAACCTCGGCGATGACCAGCTGGAAACGATCTGTATCGTCAACCGGAAAATGTTCAACTCCGAGCTGTTCGACATCATCAACTTTGCTCTGCTGTACCTACTTCCGCTTCTAGTTATGACG gTGCTGTACAGCCGAATAGCGATAGCACTGTGGAAAAGCTCACGAGGGCTGGAGCGTCACATTGCGCTGCAAAATACAACCTCGTCCAGCTACTCGAGCAATTTCCACCGGAAGCCAAGTAGCAAGTACGACAAGCGTACCACAGGTGTTACCGAAAGCCAG GTATCGGTAGAGTCGGATAAGGTGGTGGTGACTACCTGGCCAGCACAGAACAGCTTCCACCAGCGGCACGGTACGCAGCTGACGCAGGTGTCCCACTCGTCCAACAACGTGCTGCGTGCGCGCCGCGGCGTTATTCGCATGCTAATGGTAGTGGTGCTCACCTTTGCCCTCTGTAACCTACCATTTCATGCACGGAAAATGTGGCAATACTG GTCCACCGACTACAAGGGTGACTCCAACTTTAATGCACTGTTTACCCCTCTCACCTTTCTGGTGACGTACTTTAACTCTGGTGTCAATCCACTCTTGTACGCCTTCTTAAGCCGCAACTTTCGTAAAGGCATGCGCGAATTGTTGTTGTGTTCCTtcaagaagaacaaaaacaaatcgctCAACCAGCGTATCCCGCTACAC CGACCACGATCCATCCTAGTGCTGCTGCGGCATGCCATGCTTTGCTGGGCCACGGACAAACCGACCGTCTCCCTTACGACGCATTGTCCTTCACCGACCACCCGCTCGCTCGATGGAGTCGACGAGCGGATGCTGTGA